GGATTGGACCGGGTCCTGCGAATCGCGCGCTACCTTCCCATGGGGCCCGCCCGCGCGGAGGTCTTCTCCAAGGTCTCCGAGCGCATGGGACTCCAGGTCAAGGACATGGAGACCACGCTGCGCGAGCGGATGCGCACCCGGGCCACCGCGGCTCGGGCCGAGCGCGTGGTACGGCGTGCCCGGCTCGAGGAGAAGGCGAAGCAGGTGGAGAAGGCACCGACGACGGAGACGCCACCCACGGTGGAGAGGGCTCCGGTGTCGGAGAAGGCCGTCGTGACGAAGAAAGCGGAAGGGGAGGAGCCACAGCCGACACCGGCCCGGAAGACCACGGCCCGGAAGCGCCCATCGGGCGGCGGCTCCTGAGCCCGGGCGGGGCGGACTTTGGTGCCTTACTGTTTCGCCTGACGGAGCAGTTCCTCCACCATCCGATCGAAGCGCTCGGGGCCGAGCACCGTGTCGCGCATCCGGTTCACCAGGGTGCGCAGGAGTGCCTCGGCGCCGGGGATGCCCAGGCGCCGTGAGACGCTCAGGCCCGTGGCCAGTGTGCGGTAGGCCTCGGCGTAGTCCTTTGCCTCGAGCTGCAGCGAGTGGAGGAAGCTGATCATCCCCACATAGCCGGTGGCGCTTCCCCGCTGCGCGAAGGCGATGGCCGCGCGCAGGCAGTGGGCCGCCGCCTCGGTGAAGTCTCCGGCCGCGGCCCGGGCGCGCGCGGCACTCAGCCGCAGCAGCGGCTCCAGCGAGGGGCTCGAATGGGCCTCCGACAGGGACAGGGCCTCGTGGAAGGCCTTCTCCGCCCCGGAGATGTCCCCCAGCCCCAGGCGCAGGCTGCCGATGGCCAGATCCATCAACACCACCTCGCTCTGGATGCCGGCGGCCGCGACGAGCTCGTGCGCACGCTCGAACTGCTCCAACGCGGGGAGGGCCTCGGCCCGTGTCACCAGCGCGAGCGCCAGTCCCTGGTGCAACCGCACGCGTTCCTCCACCCACTCGGGAGGCACCTTCGCGAGCGCCTCGCGCAGGGCGCGTTCGGCGGAGGGGGCGCCTCGCTCCAGGGCGAGCTCGGCCTGGGCGATGGGCACGGAGGCGGCGATGCCCTCCTCTCCGAAGTTGAGCCGGGGGAGCAGGGGAGTGGCTTCGGCCAGGGCTCGCTCCGCCTCGTCGAAGGCATGCCGCCGCACGTGGACCCGCGCCCGGGTCGCCGCTTCCCAGAGCCGGACGAGCGGGGGCAGCTCGGGCCGCCGGGCCGCTTCCAGCACGCGCAGCGCGCCCTCCAGGTCGCCCCGGTGCATGCTCACCAGGGCCCGCCTCACCGCCAGCAGCCCCATCGTCTCCGCATGGAGGGTGCTCGCCAGGTCCGCGTCCTCCTGCTGGCCCAGTCCTCGCGCCCGCTCCACCTCCGCCCGGATCTCGCGATCCAGCCGCTCCGCCTCCTCCATCCAGCCATCCATGGGCGATGGCCAGCCATCGAAGACAGGGAAGAGGATGGCCGTGTCGACGAGGATCCGCAGGAACTGCTGGGGTTGTTTCTCGAGCTGGCGGCGCGACAGGGCGACGTCCAGGAGCAGCTCGTTGAGCTTCTCGGAGATCTCCTCGGCGCCCATGTGTCACCCCACTCCCATGGCCGCTGGGGCCGGCGTGTCCGTTCGCATCGATTGCAGATGGTACTGGCCGATGGTGCCGAGCGCCCGCGTCCGCTCGGACTCGACCTCGTGCGCGAGCTCCAGCACCCGGTCCAGGATCGACGAGAGCCGTGCCATGCCCTCGTCCATGGACAACCCCACACAGGCGCGGGTCTCGGTGAGGAGCGCGTCGAGGCGTGTGCTCCGTGCTCTCCGGCCCTCCTGGAAGGTGCCGAGCGCGAGCGCGGTGGCGGCCCGCTCCTCGGCGCGCGAGGCCGGAGCGCTGGCGTTTTCGCTCTCGCGGTCCACCGCGGCCAGCTCGGCGCTCGCGGTCTCGTCTCCCTGGCGCACGGCCGCGATCCACGCCTCCACGGGGAGCAGTTGGAGTTCGGCGATGCGGCCCTCGTCCGAGGAGGCGGGCACTCCGCTCGTCGCGGGCGGCGCGGCGGAGACGGGGGACGCCCCGTCCGGACTGGCATCGCCCTCGGTGCGCGCGAACTCGAAGTAGGGGCCATACCGCTCGCGGAACTCGCGCAGGTAGGCCACCGCGTCCCGCTCCTCGGTTTCCAGCTCCGTGGCCTGTTCCCGCAGGAGCGACAGCAACTGCTCGGCCTCGCTCCGTGTCTCGGTGGCTTCCTGCTCCCGCGCACGGGCCTGCTGCACGTTGCGCTGATTGGTCTGCTGGTTGCGCTCCGCTTCCGTCTCGCTCTGGGCGAGCGAGCCGTCCGTCTCCCGCAGCGAGCGTTGCCGGTCCTGGATGTCCGTGCCGCCCGCGTTGATCTGCGCCTCGATGTCGTCCAGTCCGAGCGCCTGGTCGATCATCCGCGCGATGAAGCGGGAGATGCCTTCCATGACCTCCCGCATCTTGCGCTGCACCAGACGGATCGCCGGCGCCACCAGCTCCGACCAGAGGGCACCCGCCGTGGCATCCCAGGCGCGCTCCAGCCAACCCCGGGTGTCCGGATCCTCGGGCCTGGCCTCGACGCTGACGGAGTTGCCCTGGGACTGGGTCCGCTGGCCCTCGTTCTGTCCCTTGCGCGACTCACCGCTGGCGCGCTCGCCCTGGGCACTCATCTGTTGCTGGGCGGTACCCGCCTGGGTCAGCCGCTGGTTCTGCGAGGTGATGTCCCGCCGCTCTCCGCCAATGGCTCGCTGGCGCGCGGCATCCTGGGTGGCGAGCCGCTCGGCGCCCACGGCGGCGGCCCGGCTGTCGCGCTGCGCGGTGGTCGAGGCCGTCACGAGTGTCCGTACCGCCTCGATGGCCGTGGCCACCTGTTCCCGGTCCTGGCGGATCTCCTGGAGTGAGCGGGGGCTGTGGAGAACGGGGCTGGGGGGCGGCTCCGGGAGCCGTTCCGGGGAGGACGGGGCGGAGGAGGCGGCCGCCGTGCTCTCTTCCACGGGAGCTGGCATGGCCTCGGCCGGCATCGTGCTCGTGGGAGGCACGATCACCGCCCGTCTCATCCGCTCGGAGAGGGACGAGAGGAACGCGCCGGACCGGCCCTGGCGGGAGCGGGCCGGCGGGGTGACGAGCGACGGCTCGGGGGAGGGGGAAGGCGCGAACTCCGGAGTGCTCGAGACGGGGCCCTCCGGGGATGATGCGGACCCTCCGGTCCCGGCCCCGCTCGTGGGGGGCCAGAGCCAGCGCGGCGCGGTGCGCCCGGTCTGACGGACGCCCTCGCCCAGCATCCGCGTGGTCGCCTCGCCCTCGCGCAGGGCGAACTCGCCGAAGATCTTCCGGGCCAGCTCGTTGGCCCAGTCCCAATCGTGGCCCACCACGAAGTGCGGATTGAAGAAGATCCGCTGGGCCTGGTTGTGCGGATTCACCCACAGGCCGGTTCCCTCGCGCTGGAGCTGGCGGATGAACTCGAGGTTGTTGGGGCCGGTGAAGTAGCTCGGGTCGGTGATGCCGGTGATTCCCCCGGAGCCCAGCAGCGTGGTCAGATCGCCCCGGCCATTGATGATGGGGACGCCGGGGTAGGCGGCATTGACGAAGGCGCGGTAGCCCGGCGAGCGCGTGTCGTTGACGGTCTGGATGAAGCGCGGATCCTCGCGCAGGTGGGGCGCGAGCTGTGCCGGAATGGTGTGGTGGGGCGTCTTGGGCAGGGTGGTCGCGCCGGCCAGGGCGGTCAGCTCGTCGGCGGTCCAGCGGCTGCGGATGGAGGGATCGGCGTTGATCAGATTGGCGAGATCCTGGGGCGACCTGCCGGGATTGGCGGCCTGGATCCGCCGGATGTTCGCCAGCTCCTGGGCACGCATCTGGGTGAGGAACGCCGTGTCCTCGCGGGGGAAGATGATGTTGCCGCTGGCCTCCTGCTCCAGGTTGAAGAACAGGGTGCGCCGCTCGCGCACGTTGAACTCCCGGGCCAGTTGCTGCTCCAGGGTCGCTATATCCGTGGTGCCCGCGGCGACGAGTTGCTGCAAGCGGGTCTGCATGGAGTTGAAGGTGGTGTCCGGCAGGCCTCCTCCGCGAGCCACGGCACGCACGCGCAACCGGGAGCCGCTCTGGGCCACGACGAACTGCTCGGTGCCGAAGCGGACGCCGAACTGTTGTTCCATCCGCTGGCCGATCTGCGCCATCGGCAGCCCCTGGGCCTGGAGCTCCTGGAGCGTCTCGCGCATGCGGCGGCCGAAGTCGAGGTGGTGGGCACGCACCGAGCCTTCGTGGAGCACGCGCGACAGGCCGATGTTGCGCTCGTAGGCGCTCAGCAGGCGGGGCTGATTGGCCAGGCGGGTGAGCAGACGCTGCTGCATGGCCTCGGTCCGGCGGTTGAGCGCCTGGACCCAGCCGCGGTTGCGCAGGTTCTCGGCGCCGCGGTGCAACGCCCCGGTGGTCACTTCGCCGATGCGGCCGAGGCGTCGGGCCGCGAGCTGGCGCGCCGAGCGGAGCGCTCCCGCCCCCGGGGCACGGGCCAGGGTCGTCCCCACCCGGGTCGTGAGCCGCCCGAGCTGTCTGCCCGCGGCCCGTCCGACGCGAGTACCCGCCAGCCTGCGGACCGCGCCGGGCGCGAACGCGGTCGCCACCGCCACCGTGCTCAACAGGGCCGCCGTCGCATCCTGGCGGACCAGCCCGAGCAATCGCCGCTTCTCCTCGGGGTCGGTGGCGTTCTTCAACCGGTAGTAGTTGTAGCCGGTGAGGAACGCGCTGAGCGCCAGGCCCACCACGTCGAGGATGATGGCGGCCACGTCGCAGAAGCGTCCCACCGTGAGCAGGAACGCACCCACTGGCGGGACGAGCAGGCTGAGGATGGCGCCGGAGACGGTGGCGGCCAGGCCGATCATTCCCACCACGCCCCCGAGGGCACTGGTGATGTCGCGGAGCTGCGCCACCACGCGCAGCCACGTCTCCTCGTGTTCGTAGCCGCGAGAGCCCCGGGTGAAGGCGTCGATCAGCGGTGAGATGCCGGTGAGGGTGCCCAACAGGCCGGGCTCGGGCTCGGCCACGGGCCGCTCGCCGAGGGCCTTCGCCGCCTCCAGCAGTTGGACGGTGTTGGCGCTGAAGGTGGCGGCGCGCTCGCCCGTGTCGTTCCCGTCGAGGTACGCCGCGATGTCCGCGTCGAGCAGGGACTCGAAGGTGGCGGAGGGGCCCGGAGTAGAGGGCACCGGGCCGGGCATGGGCGCGGGGGGCTCCGCGCTGGCGCCGGGCTGGAACTGCTCCGGGGGAACCTTTCCAGGGGAAGGCGGGAGACGGAGCTCTCCGTCCGGGCGGGTGTCCTCTCTCGGGGAGGGGACGGGGGCGGGCGTCGTCGGGCGAGGGGTGCCGTCCGGAGTCCCCAGCCGCTGGGTGTCCGGTGCGGCGTTGTCGGGTTGGAGGATTTCCCGGAGCAGCTCCCGTCCGGCCTGGGTGACGCGGGGCTCCACCCACGGAGAGGGCACCTGGGCGGAACTCGCGGGTGCGCGCTGCGACCTGGCGGTTTCAGATGCCTTCATGGCGGCGACCTCCGCACATCCGGGCTGTCCTTCCAGATTAACCCAAGTCCAGCGCCCGGGTGTGGGCGGCGTTCCAGATTCGCAACGCAGTGATGCGCGCTGGACCCCTAGCGCGCGGGGGGCGACCCCTGCATTGGATCTCCTGTCGGATACGAAGCACCGGAGGCAGGCACATGAGTGACGAGAGCGAGGATGGAGTGACGCGGCGCACGGCGCTGGTGGGGGGACTGGCTGGAGCGGCGGGGCTCGCCGCGCTGGCGGGCTCGGCCGAGCAGCGGGCGGGCTTCCCTGGCGAGCGCATGCCCGTCGTCTTCATTCCGCACGGCGGCGGTCCGTGGCCGTTCGTCGAGCTGGGCTTCAACGACAAGCCGGGGCTCACCGCCCTCGCGGACTACCTGCGATCGCTGCGGAGCGTGCCGAAGACGGCCCCCCGGGCGCTCCTGGTCATCTCCGCCCACTGGGAGGAGGCGGTGCCCACGGTGATGACCAGCGCCCGTCCGCCCATGCTCTACGACTACTACGGCTTTCCGCCCGCCTCGTATGAGATCACCTGGCCCGCGCCCGGCCACCCCCAACTGGCCGAGCGCGTCCGGGAGCTGCTCGGGGCGGCGGGCTTCCAGACGGCCACCGACTCGCACCGGGGCTATGACCACGGCACCTTCATTCCGCTCAAGCTGACCTACCCGGACGCGGACATGCCCACGGTCCAGTTGTCGCTCAAGCAAGGGCTGGATCCCGCGGAGCACCTGGCCATGGGGCGCGCGCTCGCGCCGCTGCGCGACGAGGGCGTGTTCATCATCGGCAGCGGCATGTCGTACCACAACCTGCGCGCGGGCTTCGGTCCGCGCACCCAGCCCATCGCCGAGGCGTTCGACGCGTGGCTGCGCGAGACGGCCACCCTGGAGCCCAAGGAGCGCGATGCTCGGCTGGCGCGCTGGGATCAGGCCCCCGCCAGCCGCCTGTCCCACCCCCGCGAGGAGCACCTGCTGCCCCTGATGGTCATCGCCGGAGCGGCGGGAGCGGACCACGGCACCATCGCCTACAACGGGACCTTCATGGGCACGCGGCTGTCGGCGATCCACTTCGCCTGAGTCAGTCGCTGCTGGCCATCAGCGGATTGGCCTCGATGAAGGCGATGAGGAAGTCGCGGAAGGCGGCGACCTTGCGCGGCACGTGCTCGGTGGGGGGGTGGACGAAGAAGAGGCTCCCGGCCTTGAGGGCCCACGTGGGGAGCACCCGGACGAGCAGTCCGGCCGTCACGTCCTGCCGCGCCAGGAAGGTGGGAATCAGTCCGAGCCCCAGGCCCTCGCGGATCGCCCGGTGCACGAACAGCAGATCATCGGTGACGAGGCGGGGCCTCGGGGGAGACACGAGCGGTGGGGGCAAGCGCTTCCACTGGGTGAAGGCCACCCAGTCGTGTGAGGCCACGTCCGCGAAGGAGCGAGGCACGCCTCGCCGCGCGAGGTAGGTGGGCGCCGCGTAGATGGCGCTCTCCAGGCCACTGAGCCTCCGGGCCACGAGCGTCGAGTCGGTGAGCTTCATGGCGACTCGTATGGCCGCGTCGAAGCCCTCGCCCACGAGGTCCACGGTGCGGTTGGTGGGACGGATGTCGAGCTGGATGCCCGGGTAGCGCGCGGAGAACTCCGCGGCCAGTTGGGCGAGGAAGGTGAGCCCCATGTCCATGGGCGAGGTGATGCGCAGCTCACCGGAGGGCTCCGCTTCCTGCTCGGGCAGTCCCCCGGTGATGTCGCGCAGGGTGGCGACGACGGGCCGCACCTTCTCGTAGAACGCGCTCCCCGCCGTGGTCAGCGCCACCTTGCGCGTGCTGCGGTGGAAGAGCTGCACGCCGAGCGACGCCTCGAGCGCCGCGACCCCCCGGCTCACCGAGGACTTCGGAATCCCCAGCTTCCGGGCCGCCGCGGACATGCTCCACGTCTCGGCGACCGCCACGAACAGCGGCAGGAGGTTCAGGTCGGGCGTTCCCATGACGTCACGCGGTTATGACAGCTCCCCGGTGGCGTCAATGTTCCATGGGTGGAACAGCGTGTGCCCGCGCGAGGTCTGGTGGCGCGTCCACTCGAGCGCTACTTCATGGCCATCCCGACGAGGCACAGGAGCCCACCATGAACGCCGCCGCGAATCCCGCCCCTTCCATGCTGTCTTCCGCTTCCTCGTCGCACGGCCTGCACCTGGGCCTGTGGGCGGTCCAGGGAGTGCTCGCGCTCGTCTTCATGGGCGTGGGGCTGGTGAAGCTCTTCACACCCTACGAGCTGTTGGCCTCCCAGGTCGCCTGGGTGGGCGCCGCCCCCGTCGCGCTGGTGCGTTTCATCGGCCTGTCGGAGGTGCTCGGCGCGCTCGGGCTCGTCCTGCCGGCCGCCACCCGCATCAAGCCCGTCCTCACGGGTCTGGCGGCGCTGGGCCTCACCCTGGTGATGGTGCTCGCCGTCGGCGTGCACGTCGTGCGCGGTGAGGGCTACGTGCTCGCCCTTCCGCTCCTGCTCGGCGTGCTCGCCGCCTTCGTCGCCTGGGGCCGTCTGACGCAGGTCACCCTCGACGCGCGTCACGAGGCATTCATCGCGCGGAAGATCGCGTAGAGGATCGCGGACAGGGCAATCGAGACGAGGATGGAGCCCACACAACCGAGCTTGCTGGAGAAGAAGAAGAACATGCGGAGAAGGTGTGCGGCCCGTGGGCGGGAAGCAGGCTCCGCGAGCACCTGGAGCGCGTGAAGTGTACGGCGATCGACAGCCAGGCGAGGAGAGTCCTACTCCAGCAGGAGGCCCGCCGGCAGCCCGTGGGGGTTGAGCAGTCCGGAGGGATCCCGGGACGCGCGCCATGTCCGCAGGAGGGAGAGATCTTCCGCGTAGAGCCCCCGGAGGGTGGCCACGTCGAGGAGGCTCCCCCCACGCAGGGAGGGACGGCCACCGGCGCGCACGCACCACTCGAGGCAGGCCTGGTGGAGCGCCTCGGCCGCCTGGAGTCCGGACCCGTCCCCCACGTCCACGCCGTGGTAGAGGCCCAAGGCATACAGGCGCTCCGCGCGTGGGGTGGGCGGCCTCATGTCGAAGGGCCCACGCGTCCGGCCCGGAGGGTGGGCCAGCCCCAGCAGGGAGACGGCCTCCATCCCGGACATCCACCCGGGCCATCCCTCGAGGAAGCGCGCGAAGCCACGCAGCCCCTCCAGATCGAGGCAGTAGTCGCACCACACCCGGCGGCGCCAGGGATGGCGCTGGCGCGTGTCGTCCTCGTCGCTCCAGGTGAGGAGTTGAGGGGGCGCATCGAGCTCCGTCCGCTCCCGCGTCATGCGCGCGAGGGGATCGGGTGGGGAGGCCCGCGCGGCGCTGGTCTCGTCGGGGAAGTCCCGTCCGAAGACGGACCAGAACCGGCCCTCCTTCCAGAAGCCGAGGAAGTGCTCGGGGGTGGACTCCCGCCACGTCTCGGTCCACGCCACGGCCTCCACCAGGTCGCTCAGGCCGCCGTGGGGGTTGAGCTGCAGGCGAGTCAGTGGCCGCAAGGGCAGGGTGTCGAGCACCACGCGCTCGATGACACCCACCTGTCCACAGCCCGCCAGCGCGAGGCGGAAGAGATCCGGGTCCTCCCCGGGGCCACACCAGAGGGCGGTGCCATCCGCGAGCACGAGCCGCAGCCGCTCGACGTGATCCACCTGCGTGCCCTGGTGGAGCGAGCGCGAGCCGAAGCCTCCCTCCGACAGTGTTCCGCCCACGGTGGTGCCGGGCGCGGACGTGAGCACGGGCAGCGTCCTGCTCGCGGCGTTGAGCGCCTCCTCCACCTGGGCCCATCGCGTGCGGGCGGAGACCTCCACGCGGCCCTCGTCGAGCAGGCGCACCTCGCCCCCCTCCGCGCGGTTGTCGAGGATGATGCCTTCCTCGTCCAGGGTCTGGCCTCGGGTGCTGTGGCCGGAGCCGCGCACGGTGATGCGAACCCCATGGGCGCGGGCCACCCGCAGGGTGTGCACCACGTCCGCCTCGCACCGCGCCCGCACCACCACCCGGGGGACCCGGCGCACGAGTCCCCCGAAGTCATGGGCATACAGCTCGAGTTCTTCCGGGGTGGCGCGCAGGGGACCGCTGAGTCCACCGCGCAGATCATCCAACAGGGACAGGGCAGGGGGACTCATGGAGGTGGTGGCAGTCTAGCACTCACCCCCTCGGGCAGCCTGGTACCTCGGCCACGGCCCCGCTCATTGAACCTTCACGCGAGGCACCTCGCTCCACGCCGACATGTCCGAGAGGATGACGCGATCACCCACCGCCAGGCCATCGAGCACCTCGATGGTATTCACGGAACTGCGTCCGAGGTGGACCTTCACCCGCTCGGCGTGCGTGCCGTCCGCCGTCAGGCGGAACAGCTCCATGGAGGAGGAGGGCTGGGCCCCCGCGGGGCGTCCCACGTTGAGCACTTCGTTCAGGCGCTCCAGCTCGATGGTTCCCTCCACGCTCAAGTCCGGCCGGGCCCCCGCGGGCAGCTCGCCCTCGAGCGACACCTCCACGAGCACCGTGCCCTGGACGGCCGCCGGGGCGATGCGCGCCACCTTGCCGGGAACGAGCCCGGTGCGCGTGTCCACCTTCACCGACTGGCCCGGCTGCACGTCCTTGGCCTGCGTCTCCGGCACGCGCAGCACGGCCTTGAGCACCCCCGGTTGGATGACCTTGGCCAGCACCATGCCCGGTGTCACCCACTGGCCCAGCTCCACGCTCAGCTCCTGCAAGAGGCCGTCCGTCCGGGCGCGCACCTTCATCGACTCGACCTGACCGCGGCGGAAGTCCACCACGGCCTTGAGGCGCTGCACCTGCGCGCGTTGCGCCGTCAGCCGGTCCGTCATGCTGCGGGCAATCACCTCCAGGCGCCGCTGCTGCAATTGGAGCTGTTGTCCCAGCTCCTCGGACTTCTCGTTCAACTCCTGCATTTCCACGGACGCGATGTACTGTTTCTCGCCCAGGGCCGTACTGCTCTCGGCGCGCCGCCGGGTGGTGACCTGCTCCGTGCGCAGCCGGGCCAGGCTCGACTCCTCCTGCAGCCGCTGGATCTCCAGCTCCTCCTTCAGGGCCATCAACTCCCCCTCGGCCACGGCGAGCTGGCGCTCGGCCTCCAGCGCCTGGAGCGCCACGTCGGGGTTGGACAGCTCCATGAGCTGCGTGTCCGCCTTGACGCTGGCGCCCGGGCGCAGCGGCAGGTGCTCGATGCGGCCGGCCGTGTCGGCGGTGATCCACCGGAAGTTCTCGGGGACCAGCGTGCCGGTGCCCACCACCTGCCGGATCATCTCCCCCTGCTTGACGCTGTCGATCCACACCGAGGCCCCATCCACCTCCGGTGCCGCCTGGCCCAACTGGCTCATGCCGAACGTGATCAGGACGAGCACCCCGAGGATCAGCGCTCCGTAGAGCAGCGGGGTGCGGCGGCGTTTCTTGGCGGTCCTTGGAATGTCCATGGCAGGGTCGCGTGAAGGCTGGGGGTCCGGTGGGGGACCCCCTCATTCAGAGCAAATGATATGCCACCCCCCTGGGCCCGCAACCGCCTGAAATTCCTACCCCCCGCCTCCCGTGCGCGTTCGCTTCCGGGCGGTCGATCCCAAAAGCGGACACCGCGGGCGAGGGGGGCGCTACCGGTAGGTGATGAGCGCCCGGCGCGCGCCCTCGAAGTGGGAGTGCTCGTTGAGCGTGGAGAGGTAGCGGCCCCGCTCGCTGTAGATGAGCTTGGTGACGCCACAGTTGGTGAGCATCCAGTTGATGCGGAACGCGTGCTCGTCCGGCAGGTGCAACAGCTCCTGACACACCGCGGTGATGGGTCCCCCCGAGGTGAACACCACGCCGGTGGCGGAGGGACCCAGGGTCTTCAGGACGGTGTCCAGGGACTGGGTGCAGCGCTGGCGGAAGGCGGACCAGGTCTCCTTGTACTCGGCGTCGTGCTGGCCGCTCACCCAGCGGGCCACCGCCTGGGTGAACAGCTCCTGGAAGGCCCGGCGCGGATCCGCGGTGGACAACACCTCCTGGCGGAGCGTGGCGGGGTCCGCGTAGCGGGGCGTGTGCAGGCGGATCAGCTCGTCCTGGTCGAACTCGTCGAAGCCCGGGAGGCTCTGGAGCTTCAGGTCCACGCCCCAGGTGGACTGGCACGCCTCGGCGGTCTCCCGGTGGCGCCGCAGGCTTCCGGTGAAGAGCGCGTCCGGCCGGGGCAGGCGCGAGCGCAGACTCTCGCCGAGCACGCGCGCCTGCTCGAAGCCGGTCTCCGACAGCGCGTCGTAGTCCGACTTGCCGAAGGAGGCCTGACCATGGCGCACCAGGTACACCGCGCCCATCAGCGGCCCTCCCGCTTGATGAGCCCGCGGCAGCGCCAGTCGAGGTAGTTGACGAGCACCCAGAAGTTCTTGAACGCCGGGTTGCGCGTCTGCTTGTGGTGATAGCGGTAGTAGATCTGCTGGATGATGACGGCGAGGCGGAACAGGCCGTAGACCTCGTAGAAGGCCCAGTTGGCGGGCTTGAGGCCCATGCGCTCGAGGTAGTAGGCGACCACCTCCTCGCGCCGGAGCATGCCGGGCAGGTGGGTGGGCTGGCGGCGGGTGCTGCGCAGGATGATGTGATCGTCGGGGTGCACCCAGTAGGCGAGGGTGTTGCCCAGATCCATCAGGGGATCGCCCAGGGTGGCCATCTCCCAGTCGAGCACGCCGATGACCTCGGTGGGCCGCTCGGGGTCGAGCACCACGTTGTCGAAGCGCCAGTCATTGTGGATGACGCACGTGGCGATGTCCTCGGGGGTGTTCGCCTTGAGCCAGTCGCGCACGCGGCGGTAGCTCGGCACGTTCCACGTTCGGGCCTTCTCGTAGCGCTCGGACCAGCCCTCGATCTGCCGCCGGGGATAGCCGGGCCCCTTGCCGAGCGACGTGAGCCCCGCGGCCTGGGGATCCACCCGGTGCAGCTCGATCAGCTTGTCGATGACGTTGAGGCACAGGCGGCGCGTCTGGGCGGCGTCCAGCGTCATGCCCGCGGGCAGGCGCGAGCGCGGAATGAGGCCCGGGATGCGCTCCATGACGTAGAAGTCCGTGCCGATCACCGTCGCGTCCTGACACAGCCCCACCATGGTGGGCACGGCGGGGTAGACGGGCTTGAGCGCCTTCTGCACGTTGAACTCGCGCGCCATGTCGTGCGCGGACTTCGCCTTGGTGCCCGCCGGGGGCCGGCGCAGGATGAGGTCGCGCTGGGGGTACTTCAGCCGGTAGGTCCAGTTGGAGGCGCCCCCCGAGTACTGCGTCACCTCGGGAGTGCCCTCCAGCGAGGGCTCCTGGCGCTTGAGCCAGGCGTCCACGGCCGCGACGTCGAGCTCCTCGCCCTTGCGCACGGCTCCGGCTTGATCAGTGGTTGGGGTCGCGGACATGGGTTCCTCAGGCCTTCGCGGTGCCGAAGCCGCTCATCCGGCGCGCCTGGTTCCTGATCAGCTCGGAGTAGATCCGGCGTGGCAGGAGCCGCTTGGCCAGCCACGCCTGCCGGCCTTCCAGGTGGGGCAGGACGTAGAACTCGCGCGTCTTCACCGCCTGGAAGATCTGATCCGCGATGTCCTCCGCGGTGATCTTCGAGCGGTTGAGCAGCTTGCCCATCACGGCGTGCATGGCGGGATTGCTGGTGCGCAGGGAGTCGGCCAGGTTGGTCTTGAAGAAGGACGGGCAGACGAGCGTCACGCCGATCTTCGAGTCGGCGAGCTCGTTCTGTAGCGTCTCGGAGAGGGAGACGACGGCGGCCTTGGTGGCGTTGTAGGCGCCCATCATCGGCATGTCGAGCAGCCCCGCCATGGAGGCGACGTTGACGAAGTGGCCGTGGCCCTGGCGCTTGAACAGGGGCGTGAACACATGGCAGCCGCGCACGACGCCCATCAGGTTGATGTCCACCACCCACTGCCAGTCGGAGATCGGCACCTCGTCGATGCCGCCCGCCTGGGCGACGCCCGCGTTGTTGACCACGACGTCGACGCCACCCCATTCCTCGTTGAGCCGCTCGGCCGCCGCGCGCAGATCGCCCTCGCGCGTCACGTCACAGTGCACGGAGAGGGCCTGGACGCCCAGCGCCTTGAGCTCCGCGAGCGTCTCCTTGCCGCGCGCCTCGTGCACGTCGCCGATGGCCACGCGCCAGCCCGCGCGCGCGTAGCGCAGCGCGATGGCCTTGCCCAACCCACTGGCACCACCCGTGATGAAGATTCGCTGTGAGGTCATGACCGGTCGCTCCGGGAGAAGCCGCGCCTGGCGAGCTCGATGCGGGCGATGACGCCCTTGTGCACTTCGTCCGGACCATCCGCCAGGCGCAGGGTGCGCGCCTGGGCGAAGAAGCCCGCGAGCGGGGTGTCGTTCGACACGCCC
Above is a window of Cystobacter fuscus DNA encoding:
- a CDS encoding phosphotransferase family protein; amino-acid sequence: MSATPTTDQAGAVRKGEELDVAAVDAWLKRQEPSLEGTPEVTQYSGGASNWTYRLKYPQRDLILRRPPAGTKAKSAHDMAREFNVQKALKPVYPAVPTMVGLCQDATVIGTDFYVMERIPGLIPRSRLPAGMTLDAAQTRRLCLNVIDKLIELHRVDPQAAGLTSLGKGPGYPRRQIEGWSERYEKARTWNVPSYRRVRDWLKANTPEDIATCVIHNDWRFDNVVLDPERPTEVIGVLDWEMATLGDPLMDLGNTLAYWVHPDDHIILRSTRRQPTHLPGMLRREEVVAYYLERMGLKPANWAFYEVYGLFRLAVIIQQIYYRYHHKQTRNPAFKNFWVLVNYLDWRCRGLIKREGR
- a CDS encoding SDR family oxidoreductase; protein product: MTSQRIFITGGASGLGKAIALRYARAGWRVAIGDVHEARGKETLAELKALGVQALSVHCDVTREGDLRAAAERLNEEWGGVDVVVNNAGVAQAGGIDEVPISDWQWVVDINLMGVVRGCHVFTPLFKRQGHGHFVNVASMAGLLDMPMMGAYNATKAAVVSLSETLQNELADSKIGVTLVCPSFFKTNLADSLRTSNPAMHAVMGKLLNRSKITAEDIADQIFQAVKTREFYVLPHLEGRQAWLAKRLLPRRIYSELIRNQARRMSGFGTAKA